A window from Lactiplantibacillus pentosus encodes these proteins:
- a CDS encoding ROK family protein → MAPLGLIDIGGTSIKFAIWQDATLMSHHAIETPTTKAAFMDLLQREVNAMKAQADIVGVGISSPGSVNKATGVIEGASAIPYIHNFPIQAELTALFNLPVSMENDANCAALAEATTGAGRGAASLAFLVIGTGVGGALIFNHQIWHGAHLFGGEFGYTKIDATGTLSELGTVPNAIRRYQEMTGQTGALSGQQLYQLADAGDIAARHEIETMYDALAQGIFNLQYSFDPEKIILGGGVSNNPDLIPGIQRALAGIYEQVEIATLKPELALCQYTDEANLRGAAVDFEQSQQV, encoded by the coding sequence ACTTCGATTAAATTTGCGATTTGGCAAGACGCCACATTGATGTCCCACCATGCGATTGAAACGCCGACAACTAAGGCGGCATTTATGGATTTGTTGCAGCGAGAAGTTAACGCGATGAAGGCACAAGCAGACATTGTGGGCGTTGGTATTAGTTCGCCAGGATCCGTGAATAAAGCCACGGGTGTGATCGAAGGTGCGAGTGCGATTCCATACATTCATAATTTTCCGATTCAGGCTGAATTGACAGCGCTGTTCAACTTACCAGTCAGTATGGAAAATGATGCGAATTGCGCGGCGTTGGCAGAAGCAACCACGGGTGCTGGACGAGGTGCAGCCAGTTTAGCCTTCCTCGTGATCGGTACGGGTGTCGGTGGTGCGTTGATTTTCAATCATCAAATCTGGCATGGCGCTCATCTATTTGGTGGTGAATTTGGTTACACGAAGATCGATGCAACCGGTACGTTGAGTGAATTAGGGACCGTTCCGAATGCGATTCGCCGTTATCAGGAAATGACCGGTCAAACGGGTGCGCTATCGGGCCAGCAGTTGTATCAGTTGGCGGATGCGGGTGATATCGCAGCACGCCACGAAATTGAGACAATGTATGACGCGTTGGCTCAAGGCATTTTTAACTTGCAATATAGTTTTGATCCAGAAAAGATTATTCTCGGTGGCGGTGTTTCAAATAACCCAGACTTGATTCCAGGGATTCAGCGGGCGTTAGCTGGAATCTATGAACAAGTTGAAATTGCGACGCTCAAGCCTGAGCTCGCATTGTGTCAGTATACGGATGAAGCTAACTTACGTGGAGCTGCCGTTGATTTTGAACAGTCCCAGCAGGTGTAG